A window of the Salvelinus fontinalis isolate EN_2023a chromosome 14, ASM2944872v1, whole genome shotgun sequence genome harbors these coding sequences:
- the LOC129810823 gene encoding lipoprotein lipase-like has protein sequence MKGLQVHCLYFLVLNAVFYVASLEEGDSISTLDNFMDNFKDLIRNNDATPHAYTKFSLRKPLMPEDDICYIIPGNPESLKECTFNSTSKTFLVIHGWTVSGLFESWVAKLVSALYKREQEANVIVVDWLYTAQNHYPVAAQNTKMVGQEIARFIDWLEEATNIPLENLHLIGYSLGAHVAGFAGSHASNKVGRITGLDPAGPDFEGEHAHRRLSPDDAHFVDVLHTFTRGSLGLSIGIQQPVGHVDIYPNGGSFQPGCNLQSPLETISKLGLFAINDVPRCSHERSIHLFIDSLVNEQEASMAYRCGSDDMFDRGMCLSCRKNHCNTVGYDISKVRKTRSVKLYTKTRASMPFRVYHYQVKIHFSSKVNRSEMEPSLTVSLIGTKGEVEDLKLTLKEKITTNKTHSFLLVAEKDIGDLLMVKFKWEESTSWSASFKLNMVSSWWSGDSAESEVEVHKIRIRVGETQKKMVFCIKDPHALSLQQEVTFVKCKDEWRKTSKRVNLGNH, from the exons ATGAAAGGGTTGCAAGTGCATTGTCTTTACTTTCTTGTGTTAAATGCAGTATTTTATGTGGCGTCTTTGGAAGAGGGGGACTCCATTTCTACACTTG ATAATTTCATGGACAACTTCAAGGACTTGATCCGAAACAACGATGCCACCCCTCATGCCTACACCAAATTCTCCCTCCGGAAGCCTTTGATGCCGGAAGATGACATCTGCTACATCATCCCCGGCAACCCGGAATCTCTCAAAGAATGCACTTTCAACAGCACATCCAAAACCTTCCTGGTGATCCACGGCTGGACA GTGAGCGGCTTGTTTGAGAGCTGGGTGGCCAAGCTGGTTTCGGCGCTGTACAAGAGAGAGCAGGAAGCCAATGTGATCGTGGTGGACTGGCTGTACACAGCCCAGAACCACTATCCAGTAGCTGCCCAGAACACCAAGATGGTGGGACAGGAGATTGCTCGCTTCATTGACTGGCTGGAG GAGGCAACAAACATCCCTCTTGAAAACCTCCATCTCATTGGCTACAGTCTGGGTGCTCATGTTGCAGGATTTGCTGGGAGCCACGCCTCCAATAAAGTGGGCAGAATAACTG GTCTTGACCCAGCTGGTCCAGACTTTGAGGGGGAGCACGCTCACCGCCGCCTGTCCCCAGATGATGCCCACTTTGTGGATGTTCTACACACGTTCACGCGGGGCTCTCTGGGCTTAAGCATCGGCATCCAGCAGCCTGTAGGCCATGTGGACATCTACCCCAATGGAGGCAGCTTCCAGCCAGGCTGCAATCTGCAAAGCCCTCTGGAAACAATATCCAAACTTGGCCTCTTTG CTATCAATGATGTTCCCAGGTGTTCCCACGAGCGCTCCATCCACCTGTTCATCGACTCCCTGGTCAATGAGCAGGAGGCCAGCATGGCGTACCGCTGCGGGAGCGACGATATGTTCGACCGCGGAATGTGCCTCAGCTGCCGCAAGAACCACTGTAACACCGTGGGCTACGATATCAGCAAGGTTCGCAAGACACGTAGCGTCAAACTGTACACCAAGACCAGGGCCTCCATGCCGTTCAGAGTTTATCACTACCAGGTGAAGATCCACTTCTCCAGCAAGGTGAACAGGTCTGAGATGGAGCCTTCACTGACAGTCTCCCTGATTGGAACCAAAGGAGAGGTTGAAGACCTCAAACTGACACT AAAGGAGAAGATAACAACCAATAAGACCCATTCCTTCCTGCTGGTAGCGGAGAAAGACATTGGTGACCTCCTGATGGTGAAGTTTAAGTGGGAGGAGTCTACTAGCTGGTCTGCCTCATTCAAGCTCAACATGGTGTCTTCCTGGTGGTCGGGTGACTCTGCAGAGTCTGAAGTGGAGGTCCACAAAATACGCATCAGAGTCGGGGAGACGCAAAAAAA GATGGTGTTCTGCATTAAAGATCCTCATGCTCTGAGCTTACAACAGGAAGTTACGTTTGTAAAATGCAAGGACGAATGGAGGAAAACTTCAAAAAG AGTGAACCTGGGGAACCACTGA
- the LOC129810824 gene encoding lipoprotein lipase-like produces the protein MGKENTFLATVWIILANICVSFSSTPEQTLFGNSNSTEWLEDYTDIVSKFSLRTAEIPDDDLCYIVPGQPLTIPKCEFDPGYKTFVVIHGWTVTGLFESWVPKLVTALYKREPKANVIVVDWLTRAQQHYLTSAANTKLVGKDVAKFVNWLQKTLDYPWEKIHLLGYSLGAHVAGIAGLLTNHKVSRITGLDPAGPTFEFADAQSTLSPDDALFVDVLHTNTRGSPDRSIGIQRPVGHVDIYPNGGTFQPGCDLQNTMMMIATTGIRNMDQLVKCSHERSIHLFIDSLVNAAEHQTMAYRCSSKEAFMKGMCLNCRKNRCNKVGYGVNKVRLPRSTKMYLKTREMMPFKLFHYQVKVHFFSSEKLAYTEQPMKISLYGTHDEKTDIPYIMPFLNTNSTVSFLLTTDVDVGELLMVKLRWEKDAYFSWSDIWGNKNFHIRKIRVKAGETQSRVIFSAKDGEFAYLIRGKDDVVFVKSKEDNMSRKEKKMHRLKMQGSHFKNNIA, from the exons ATGGGAAAAGAAAATACCTTTTTGGCCACCGTTTGGATAATTCTGGCAAATATCTGTGTATCTTTTTCAAGTACACCAGAACAAACACTTTTTG GTAACAGCAACTCTACTGAATGGCTTGAGGACTACACAGACATTGTATCCAAGTTCTCCCTGAGAACTGCTGAGATACCGGATGATGACTTGTGCTACATCGTTCCCGGCCAGCCCTTAACCATCCCAAAGTGTGAATTCGACCCTGGGTATAAGACGTTCGTGGTCATTCATGGATGGACG GTTACAGGGCTGTTTGAGAGCTGGGTCCCTAAGCTGGTGACAGCGCTGTACAAGAGGGAGCCCAAGGCCAACGTGATTGTGGTGGACTGGCTGACACGGGCGCAGCAGCACTACCTCACCTCCGCTGCCAACACCAAGCTGGTGGGCAAAGACGTGGCCAAGTTTGTTAATTGGCTGCAG AAAACACTAGACTACCCCTGGGAGAAGATACATCTGCTGGGATACAGTCTGGGTGCTCATGTAGCCGGCATCGCTGGTCTCCTCACCAACCACAAAGTCAGCAGAATCACAG GTTTGGACCCGGCCGGCCCGACCTTTGAGTTTGCTGACGCCCAGAGCACCCTGTCCCCTGACGATGCTCTCTTCGTGGACGTCCTGCACACCAACACCCGGGGCTCCCCAGACCGCAGCATCGGCATCCAGAGACCCGTGGGCCACGTGGACATCTACCCCAACGGAGGAACCTTCCAGCCAGGCTGTGACCTGCAGAACACCATGATGATGATCGCCACCACCGGCATCCGTA ATATGGACCAGCTTGTGAAGTGTTCCCATGAGCGCTCCATCCACCTGTTTATCGACTCGCTGGTGAACGCAGCAGAGCATCAGACCATGGCCTACCGCTGCAGCTCCAAGGAGGCCTTCATGAAGGGCATGTGTCTCAACTGCCGCAAGAACCGCTGCAACAAGGTGGGCTACGGCGTCAACAAGGTCCGCCTGCCCCGGAGCACCAAGATGTACCTCAAGACCCGCGAGATGATGCCCTTCAAAC TTTTCCATTACCAAGTGAAGGTGCATTTCTTCAGCAGTGAGAAACTGGCCTACACTGAGCAGCCCATGAAAATCTCTCTGTACGGAACCCATGATGAGAAGACTGACATACCTTACATCAT GCCCTTCCTGAACACCAACAGCACTGTGTCATTCCTGCTGACCACCGACGTGGATGTCGGGGAGCTGCTTATGGTCAAGCTGCGCTGGGAGAAAGATGCCTATTTCAGCTGGTCTGACATTTGGGGCAACAAAAACTTCCACATCCGCAAAATACGTGTCAAGGCCGGGGAGACTCAATCCAG GGTCATCTTCAGCGCTAAAGATGGAGAGTTTGCCTACCTCATCAGAGGAAAAGACGACGTAGTCTTTGTCAAATCAAAAGAGGACAACATGAGCCGGAAAGAGAAAAA GATGCACAGACTCAAGATGCAGGGAAGCCACTTCAAGAATAACATTGCATGA